The following are encoded together in the Pithys albifrons albifrons isolate INPA30051 chromosome 5, PitAlb_v1, whole genome shotgun sequence genome:
- the FABP1 gene encoding fatty acid-binding protein, liver codes for MQKDCIKPSTAHQQGTFSCVGSTESLFIMSFTGKYELQSQENFEPFMKALGLPDDQIQKGKDIKSTTEIVQDGKKFTVTVTTGSKVLKNEFTIGEECEIEMLTGEKAKALVQMEGNNKLIANVKGLKSITELNGDTITHTMMLGDLTCKRISKRV; via the exons AT GCAAAAGGACTGTATAAAACCAAGCACTGCTCACCAGCAAGGCACCTTCTCTTGTGTTGGGAGCACAGAGAGCCTTTTCATCATGAGCTTCACTGGAAAGTACGAGCTCCAGTCCCAGGAAAACTTTGAGCCCTTTATGAAAGCCCTTG GGCTTCCTGATGACCAGATCCAGAAGGGCAAGGACATCAAGAGCACCACAGAAATTGTGCAGGATGGGAAGAAGTTCACAGTTACCGTGACCACTGGATCCAAAGTGCTGAAAAACGAGTTCACCATTGGGGAGGAGTGCGAGATTGAGATGCTgacaggagagaaagcaaag GCTCTTGTGCAGATGGAGGGTAACAACAAACTGATTGCAAACGTGAAAGGGCTGAAATCCATCACCGAGCTCAACGGAGACACTATCACCCAT ACAATGATGTTGGGTGACCTCACCTGCAAGAGAATCAGCAAGAGAGTCTAG